One region of Drosophila teissieri strain GT53w chromosome 2L, Prin_Dtei_1.1, whole genome shotgun sequence genomic DNA includes:
- the LOC122615187 gene encoding uncharacterized protein LOC122615187, which produces MTSLECVFVAGLLHVVQFLALSSKSPNVSAPQLPSLIVGLAATDLIWDNCFVPRVLYVMPALLRRIYEVAVAFLLLEIAVQAFWKTVEEICVILMTALVPGTGLVSEFNYRNYESYWVGSVTVPLSLLILAFAGHATDHFHVFHNGFFHVQRRVELRWKETLKYITRNPGKKLSRIVPILEKHKDLARRQRRGRTFVGKFYGSAVVPGE; this is translated from the coding sequence ATGACCAGCTTGGAGTGCGTTTTCGTAGCTGGCTTACTCCACGTGGTCCAGTTCCTTGCGCTATCTTCCAAAAGTCCAAATGTTTCGGCGCCGCAGCTACCCTCGCTGATTGTGGGTCTGGCTGCAACGGACCTCATATGGGACAATTGCTTCGTTCCCCGGGTACTTTATGTTATGCCGGCACTGCTGAGGCGGATCTacgaagtggcagtggcattcCTGCTCCTGGAGATTGCCGTTCAGGCGTTCTGGAAGACAGTGGAGGAGATATGCGTCATTTTGATGACCGCCTTGGTGCCCGGAACGGGCCTTGTCTCGGAGTTCAACTATAGAAACTACGAGAGTTACTGGGTGGGCAGCGTTACTGTTCCGTTGTCCCTCCTGATCCTGGCATTCGCCGGCCACGCCACCGACCACTTCCACGTGTTCCACAACGGCTTCTTCCATGTGCAGCGAAGGGTTGAGCTGCGGTGGAAGGAGACCCTGAAGTATATCACCCGCAATCCGGGGAAGAAGCTGTCCCGCATCGTGCCGATTCTTGAGAAGCACAAGGATCTGGCGCGCCGACAGCGTCGTGGAAGAACCTTCGTGGGTAAATTCTATGGCAGCGCCGTAGTCCCAGGGGAATAA
- the LOC122614239 gene encoding U1 small nuclear ribonucleoprotein 70 kDa has protein sequence MTQYLPPNLLALFAARDPIPFMPPVDKLPHEKKSRGYLGVAKFMADFEDPKDTPLPKTVETRQERLERRRREKAEQVAYKLEREIALWDPTEIKNATEDPFRTLFIARINYDTSESKLRREFEFYGPIKKIVLIHDQESGKPKGYAFIEYEHERDMHAAYKHADGKKIDSKRVLVDVERARTVKGWLPRRLGGGLGGTRRGGNDVNIKHSGREDNERERERYRLEREREDREGPGRGGASNGLDARAGRGFGAERRRSRSRERRDRERDRGRGAVASSGRSRSRSRERRKRRAGSRERYDEFDRRDRRDRERERDRDREREKKKKRSKSRERESSRERRERKRERRDRERGAGSGGDVKERKPDFREMDVIKIKEEPIDDGYPTFDYQNATIKREIDDEDEEKYRPPPAHHNMFSVPPPPILARGNASTNPNPDNGQQSSGDPSWWRQ, from the coding sequence ATGACCCAATATTTGCCGCCGAATCTGCTGGCGCTGTTCGCGGCACGGGATCCCATCCCGTTTATGCCGCCGGTGGACAAGCTGCCGCACGAGAAGAAGTCTCGCGGCTACCTGGGAGTGGCCAAGTTCATGGCCGACTTCGAGGACCCCAAGGACACGCCGCTGCCAAAAACGGTGGAGACGCGTCAGGAGCGACTGGAGCGCCGTCGTCGCGAGAAGGCCGAGCAGGTTGCCTACAAGCTGGAGCGTGAGATAGCGCTGTGGGACCCCACAGAGATCAAAAACGCCACGGAGGACCCGTTTCGCACGCTGTTTATTGCCCGCATCAACTATGACACCTCAGAGTCAAAGCTGCGACGTGAGTTCGAGTTTTACGGGCCCATCAAGAAGATCGTCCTGATCCACGACCAGGAATCAGGTAAACCCAAGGGCTACGCCTTCATCGAGTACGAGCACGAGCGGGACATGCATGCCGCCTACAAGCACGCCGACGGTAAGAAGATCGACAGCAAGCGCGTCCTGGTGGACGTGGAGCGGGCTCGCACTGTCAAAGGCTGGCTGCCTCGACGGCTGGGCGGCGGTCTAGGTGGAACGCGTCGCGGCGGCAACGATGTCAACATCAAGCACTCCGGCCGCGAGGACAACGAGAGGGAGCGCGAGCGCTACCGGCTGGAGCGGGAGCGTGAGGATCGCGAGGGTCCCGGACGCGGCGGTGCCTCCAATGGCCTGGATGCCCGAGCTGGACGCGGTTTCGGTGCGGAACGTCGACGTTCCCGCTCAAGGGAACGCCGCGACCGTGAACGAGATCGTGGACGGGGCGCTGTGGCTAGCAGTGGTCGCTCGCGCAGTCGTTCCCGCGAGCGCAGAAAACGACGAGCGGGCAGCCGGGAGCGGTACGATGAGTTCGACCGCCGCGATCGGCGAGACAGGGAGCGCGAGCGGGATCGCGATCGCGAGCGtgagaagaaaaagaagcgcTCCAAGTCACGCGAACGCGAATCCTCCAGGGAGCGTCGCGAACGGAAGCGAGAGCGAAGGGACCGTGAACGCGGCGCCGGATCCGGCGGCGATGTCAAGGAGCGCAAGCCCGACTTCCGCGAAATGGACGTCATCAAGATCAAGGAGGAGCCCATCGACGATGGCTATCCCACATTTGACTACCAGAACGCGACCATCAAGCGTGAGAtcgacgacgaggatgaggagaaATACCGGCCGCCGCCTGCGCATCACAATATGTTCAGtgtgccgccgccgcccattTTGGCGCGTGGAAATGCCAGCACGAATCCCAATCCCGACAATGGTCAGCAGAGCTCCGGCGATCCGAGTTGGTGGCGTCAGTAG
- the LOC122625977 gene encoding small ubiquitin-related modifier 3 yields the protein MSDEKKGGETEHINLKVLGQDNAVVQFKIKKHTPLRKLMNAYCDRAGLSMQVVRFRFDGQPINENDTPTSLEMEEGDTIEVYQQQTGGAL from the coding sequence atGTCTGACGAAAAGAAAGGCGGTGAGACTGAGCACATCAACCTGAAGGTCCTCGGCCAGGATAACGCCGTCGTCCAGTTCAAGATCAAGAAGCACACACCCTTGAGGAAGCTGATGAACGCCTACTGCGACCGTGCCGGACTCTCCATGCAGGTGGTGCGCTTCCGCTTCGACGGACAGCCCATCAACGAGAACGACACCCCGACCTCGCTGGAGATGGAGGAGGGCGACACCATCGAGGTTTACCAGCAGCAGACCGGCGGCGCTCTATAA